In the genome of Gorilla gorilla gorilla isolate KB3781 chromosome 22, NHGRI_mGorGor1-v2.1_pri, whole genome shotgun sequence, the window CTTTGACTGCATGCACGGGAAGCACAAACGTTCGGCTTGTATGCAAAAGAAAGTACAAAAACAACTAGAATATAAAAGTTTTGGTAATATAAGGCCATCTGTTCAAGTCCACCTTGGAAACCTGTAACAGATATTTAAATACTACAGTGAAAAGGCAtcttaatatactttttaaaaacatctgaagTAATCCGCTAAGATTAagtgtgtaaaaaaaaattcaattcccTTTGAGGGCACTTTGTCCTTTGAAGAAGGGAAAGTGGGGCGGGGAGGGCGCGGGGCCCACCGGTTAATGCTTCAGCCACGGGTGGGCTTCAATGGAAGCCTTGCTGCGGTCCCCATAGTCATACAGGAGCTCCTCCCCAGCCGCCATGTCTTGGGAGGAGATGAGGATGAGGTGAGGTACGCCGTCGATGTCGTGCAGTTTGGTTTGGCAGTTCCCACATTTGCTGTGATTGATCGGTCTTCCTAGGCAATTTGTCTCTCTAGTTGCATCCACGCAGTAGGTTTTGCTCAGATACTGAAAATAGTACATGTAGCAGCCCGTGGAAGGGTCCTGTGCGTACAGAGCCTCCCGTTTCTTGGCGTCGGTGATCTCGATGAGGTCCCCGTGGTATTCCACCACAAAGTCACCCCGGGAGAACTGCTTGGTGGCAATCACACCCCTGCCTTTGCCATCGATGAGGTCAatcttcattccttcttccttcccactttcaatcaattcatctattcttttcctttcttcagacTGCAGCTCGGCTTTGCTCTTCCTGGAGCTCCTTCGGACAGGGTAGAAATCCGTAAGTTTGCGATTCTGTTGCGTTTTTCCTTGAGCTTTTTTTCGGGGGGCCTGTTTGCCCTTGATGGGCTTTTTCAGGGCTTGCTTGGCGATGGCTGCATTGGTGGAATCACAAGATGAGGGTGGAGTTTTTGGAGGTTCTGCTGCTTCAGATTTTTGGTTTGGAAAAGGTACCAGGGGACCTCTCCTGGCGTCTTTGATCTTCTGTTCCTCGGACTTCATGGCGCTCCGTACTGCGTTCccagcatttcttttctcttctcgttTCCTGTAGATTCCGGCTAATGGTTTCCCCTGGCATTTGACTTCGTGATGTGTAACTGAGTTCTCTTCCTGAAGGGGGAAACGCATTCCAGAGCATTTGTTCGGGCTCATGTAGGAATAGATCTTTGACTGCCCGGTAAATACTTTCTCCCAGTCGGTGCGGGACCTCCCCGGGCCCCTCCGCTCCACCATCTCCAGGCCCAGGGCCGTCgctgccgccgccaccgccgccgccgcctccacgGCGCGGGGCTTGGACATCTTCCTGCCTGCAGCCCGGCCAGGCCCATGGCAGCGCGCCCCGCGCCCTAGCCGCCGCCACCGCTGCCCGGCAACcaccgctgccgctgccgctgctgctgctgccgcctccACCAGCGCTGCCGCGGCGCCCCGGGGAAGGGCCGGCAGCGCCCCATGGCGCCCCCTTCCCCCATGGCCGGCAAGGCAGGGCCCGGCACCTGCGCACCGCGGCAGCCCCGGGCCGCCGGGGGTGAGGCATGCAGGGAGGGAGGCGCAGGCGGTGCGTCCTCAGCAGCCCGCCCGCCCGCTCCACCTAattatcttgaaattcttttgtttcttagccTTTTCCGCCCTGCAATGCCTAGCATGGTGCTTTGCATAGAGTAGGTGCTCGCTGAATACTGTACAACTGAAATTATTGAATTGAATGCCCACTGTCTTTACTATTTTCCTGTCTGTGCTTGCCTTAACCACGGACTCTCTACTTTTAAATCTGCAACTAATTCCTCATTGTTTTCTAAGGATCAAGTGAAGGGCAGCCACGCTGTTTACTTCCTATATTTTTTGTACTAAGatttcccccaaccccttctgaGAACTGGTTTGATGATCTGTGGCCTGCTATATTGCTTTTCCAGCAGATAACTGGGTAGTTAAAGTCCCCCAGCACCACCAGATCCTGTCCCAAGGCCACTTGGGTAAGTCGgctgaagaacaacaacaatcaCATCGGTAATGGTGATAATGCCTTGGATTTTAATGGCGCTTTTCCTCCTAAGAGACCAAAGTGCTTCTGCATATATCATCTTCTCCGCTCCCACCTCTCAAATCCTCGTGGAGGCCAATATGATATCCATctaatgaatgaagaaatcagaGCACCACAcaggaagtgacagagctgaTTGTTCAGTTAGTGGTTGAGCTTGCATTGCATTAGGAAATATTTGCTTCTAActccacacccaccgccctgcgCTTAGCCTGTGCTACACCATCAACTTCCtgatttgaaatttcatttgCGAATGTGTACTCAGAtttttattagttctgtcctaGTTTTCACTTAATCCAGAGAGTTTAAAATTGTCGGCTGCCTTTTCTCAGGCCTGGAGATTCTTGTAAATAGTGTTAGTGGGCAGTGAGGCACCAGGTCTGTAGTTGCCTTTGCCTcagctgctgtaataaaatagcatttcttCTTGTAGCTCCACATTCTAACTATGTGGGTTTCCAGGTTTGCTCAAGCAACAGAGCACCACCAAACAGTAGCCCTTTCAATAAATGAGCTAAGACTTGCGTAAGAGTCCACTGGGATGACAGTAGGGGATGAGAGTAAGGTCCTGCAAGTCATTCTCCTACTTAAGACAAGtgaaaggattttcttccttgatGATGCAGTTGCCCTTTTAATCCCTTATTTTGAATTGGTAACAGTGGGGATGAGTCTTTAATCTAAAGAGGAATATTGTTGTTATTAATGATGATGAAAAATAATTACCTCATCTAATCCTGTCAATGTCATGCCCTAAGAAGTAGGCACTATTAGTATCTCCATTTTTCACATGAGAAATTGGAGCTTTGGTAGGTTAAGGAAGAACCACAGGATTACAGAGTTAGGAAGTCTCCAAATGCATCCCCTTAGCCATTAGTGCTATAGATGGTGACTGTTCAGGAGCCTGATTATCTCTATGAATCATCCTGGTATGACTCCTGGGGGAGGTTGCCCTCCTGGGAAAATTGCTATTCCCTGCCCCATCCagaccttttatttttcacataaaacaAGCACATCCAGAATGGCTAGCAGGCATCCTCACTATAATAAGAGCTACATTTTGAGGCTCAGTGCTCGTCTTTGTTTCTGCTTGTTGgggaaataaaggagagaaaagatttgATTCAAATGCattgttatgtgtatgtgtgtgttttctcttggTAATTGGGTGTGCCTCTTAAAATCTGGGATTTGAtttaattaattggtttaaaTTATTGCAT includes:
- the LOC129530502 gene encoding N-lysine methyltransferase KMT5A-like, which gives rise to MSKPRAVEAAAAVAAAATALGLEMVERRGPGRSRTDWEKVFTGQSKIYSYMSPNKCSGMRFPLQEENSVTHHEVKCQGKPLAGIYRKREEKRNAGNAVRSAMKSEEQKIKDARRGPLVPFPNQKSEAAEPPKTPPSSCDSTNAAIAKQALKKPIKGKQAPRKKAQGKTQQNRKLTDFYPVRRSSRKSKAELQSEERKRIDELIESGKEEGMKIDLIDGKGRGVIATKQFSRGDFVVEYHGDLIEITDAKKREALYAQDPSTGCYMYYFQYLSKTYCVDATRETNCLGRPINHSKCGNCQTKLHDIDGVPHLILISSQDMAAGEELLYDYGDRSKASIEAHPWLKH